GAATCCAAAATATACACTTCAGGCAGTGCGTGCTTCTTACGTAGTGATCAAGtccattcatttaaatatatattttataaaagcaacTGTCCATAGTGCAATGGAAACGTCCTAGAGGCAGAGCAGCAGCCGCAGGAGCGCCCGCCACCCTGGCAGGAAGAGGACCTGGCTTCCAGCAGCAGTCAGGAGCATGCCCGCTCCTCCCAGCAGCATCGTCGGGGCCGACACCTTGTTCTGCAGAAACGGAACTTGCCCCGTCACCTCCACGTCACACCTAGAGGGCCCAGGAGACAGGGGTGGTTAGCGCAGGCCGGAGGCTCCGTTCTGGCTCCCTGGCTGCAGGCGGGCCCCGCAAGCCCTCTCTGACCTCAGTGGCGATGACACACTCGTCCTGCTCCTCGGATATGACATACACTGACTGGTACTTTGTGTCTTTTGAAGCAGAGTACACAGAGTCCGGCCTTTTTCTTTCAGATGCTTCTCCACTAGAGGGAAAATGAAAGTCAATacacaaaaacatttttgaaCAGGAAAATGACCAGAGCTTGAAGGAACACACCCAGCTGGCCCCCCTGCCCAGCCTATCCTGCACATTCCTTGAGTGTCGGGGTGCCCTCTTCAGCTGGCTCTCCtgcccaggctttcctgcccatcCCTCGGGTTTCACGGTGTCCTCCCCGGCTGGCCCCCCTGCCCAGCCTGTCCTGCACACCCCTCGGGTGTCGGGGCACCCTCTCCAGCTGGCCCCCTGCCCAGCCTGTCCTGCACACCCCTCGGGTGTCGGGGCACCCTCTCCAGCTGGCCCCCTGCCCAGCTGGCCTCCCCATGTGCCCCCTCCAGACCGAAGCACTCACCCTCTGAGTGTCGgggtgcccttctcctcccccacaGAGCCCTGGGGCTGGCACTTGGCATCACGCTTGCCGTGGGGGTCCGCCGTGGCTGCAGCACCCTTGAGGCCCTGCAGCAGGTTGTAGCCCACGGCGGGGTCTCGAGCCTTGAGGCCGTTTTTCTCCGCGCCGGGCTCGGCGTGAAAGTCTGCCTTTTTGTTGGTGTTCTTGATCTGTGTGGCCCCGATGACACTAACAGAGATGTCCTTCTCCCGCTGGCGGTTGGCCAGGTTGTTCATGGTCTCTGTCTCCCCCCGGCAGGGGTCTGCGGGGGGCCGGCGCTTCTGCAGCCTCAGCCGCACGCACACCACCGTGGCGGCACAGCCCAGCAGCAGCGTGAGGACCAGCACCACACCCGCCCCGACGGCCACCCAGGGGAACGGGCCGGCCTGGCCCTCCACGTACTTCTCCGTGAGGTCCACCACCACGGGGCCCGGGGGCGGCTCGGGGAGCAGGAACTGGCAGTTGGGGCCCCCGTAGCCCCGGGCGCACTCACACAGGTAGCGGAAGGCCCGCTCGTGACAGGTGGCCCCGTTGTGGCAGGGTGCGTGCTCACACCTGCTGACGGGGGCACTGCAGTTCCTGCCCGTGTACCCGGGGGGGCAGGTGCAGGAGTACTCGTTCACGCCGTCCCGGCAGGTGCCCCCGTGGGCACACGGGGAGGAGGCACAGTCATCCACGTTGTCGTCACAGTGCCTCCCGGAGAAGCCGGCCTGGCAGCGGCAGATGTATGTGTCGCCGAGGTCCACGCACTGCGCACCTGGGACATAGACAGGGTGGCGGCTTGTCACCTGGGAAACGTCCTGGGGCAGCTGCTGCCTCTGCCACCGGGCCGCACACCAGAGCAGAGAGAGGTGGGCCAGACAGAGGCCAGCACTGAGACAACACGCGTCACATGCCAGCCCATGGCAGGGGTGGGCAGGAGGCAGGGTTCTGGCCCAAAACCGCAAATTACATAAAAAATACAGGCTGACACCTCCTGACATGCCCCAAGCAAAGCGCTTCGCCTGCACTGCTGAATTCATCTTCACAGCAAGCCAGCAGAGGACCcagttcacagatgaggaaaccgaggcttaaAGAGGACGATGCGCTTGCTGTGGTTTCAGTTAGTGAAGAGCAAGAattgaaacagaaagaaagagaaaagaagaaaggaagggagggggctAGGGATGGGTCTTTGTCCTTCCAGAGCCAAGTCTGCTAACCCTCCTTATTTTGCCTCTCTAAAGATTAAGCATCCAATGCTCTATTGGTTCAATGGCTGGAAACAAACCGGAGAAAGAGCTTGACCCCAGGGCTGCCTGTAGAGCACATGGAGAGCAAAGCAAGGTGATTCCTCTCTTGTCCACGATCATGTTCAGTGCGGAAGCACCCAAGACGGTCTGGACTGTCTGGGCCCAGCTGCCCCTGCCCGTGGGTTTCCGTGGGGCATCCCGCCCACTCGTGGAGACCACGCAGTCTCACCAGCCGGCTCTGCTTGCTGACCAAGCGGAGTTGGGCTGGCCCCTAAACATGCAGCGGCTGGGCTGTTGCGAGGGTGGACCCACCGACACTGGGGTCTCGAGCCCCTGAGGGGCCGCAGGACTGCAAGCGAGTCACTGCATCTCCGCCCGAGCCGGTCCTGCAGGGAAGGGACGCTCCTGCCTGCCTTTCTAGCTCCCTGGGCGTTTCCAGACTCAAGGATAAGACTTCTCTGAAGTTTCTCATTGTTCAGACAAAAAGGCTTCTGAGACTCAAGGCAGCTCACAGTGATGAACTCAGCTTGAAACTAAACCCACATGCTTCTCATCAATGTGGACCCCCAGACAAAGTCTCAGGTGGGTCAGGCGGCCCCCTTACCATTGGAACAAGGCAAGGAACTGCAGGAATCCATCTTCTTCTCACAATTAAAGCCGGAGAAGCCCGCAGGGCAGCGGCAGGTGTACCCTCCCTCGGGGTTGTCGGAGCACCGGCCCCCATTGAAGCAGGGGCCATCGGCACACACCATGGCACTCAGCTCGCAGACCCTGCCGTAGAAGCCGGGTGGGCAGGTGCAGGAGTAGCTGTTCTCAAGGTCCTGAGTAATGGAGAAGACAAAGAAAGCTTTCCTAGTCGCTCCCAAGGACCCACACGATCTGCCTCAAACCAGGGCTCCCGGCTCACACAGTCTGTCTCAAACCAGGGCTCCCAGCTCGACGGGAGAGCCGGCGGTGGCTGGACTCACCGTGCAGCTCCCTCCGTTCCTGCAAGGCCCGGCGCTGCACTCGTCCACCTCCGTCTCACAGTTGGCCCCCGTGTACCCAGGCCGGCAAGAGCACGTGTAGCTCCCTTGGCCCGTGTTGGTGCAGGTGGCCCCGTTCCTGCAGGGCTTGTGGTGCGTGCAGTAGTTGAGGTCTGCAAGGGTGGAGacggggagaggaggagagatgcGGGAGACGTCCTCGCCTGTGACCGAGCCCAGGCAGGAAGGCTGCGGGGGCAGAAGCTTACCCTGGTTGCAGAAAAGGCCCCCCCAGCCTTCCTGGCAGTTGCATTGCCAGGGCTGCTGGCAGGTGCCGTGGAGACAGCCTGGGTACCGAATGCACTGGTCGCAGTACCGGCCTTGCCAGCCCACTCTGCACCTTAGGAGAGAGGACAGTCAGTGGACGCTGCTGCTGGGTTCACAGCAACACCTTCCCTGAGCACAAGACGTCACCTCCAACAGCACCAGCACTGCTGGTCCTCATGAGGCTTGGGTGGTCCTCAGGATCTTTAAACCCCAAGGACAGCTCAGTCCTGCCTCAGAGGGTCTGATTCGGCATGAGGGTCAACCAGGGCAGCATCTCTAGGTGATTCTAACCTACTAaacactctctttttctctgccaattcttttaaaatctcaTCTGTAAGTTCCACAGCCACTGAGTAGCTTAGGTGAATGACTACCTTGATTCAACAACTGTCCAGGTATGTATTAAGTAGAAACACCAGAACAAAAAGCTCCCCCACCCCGCAAACAGCTAATCTTACCTGAGTTTTTCAAAGGATCATCTAGAAACACTTTGCTAATACACTAGGTGTAAAaggacaagaagaaaaagaaagaagcaacttTTGCAAACTTACTTGCATTCCCCTGGCTTGTCACAAAACCCATGCTGCTCATCGCACCCTGGCAAACAGATGGCTGCAAGAGGAAAGGCACGGGGTCAAGCCCACCAGAGCGCTCCAGTACGAGGGAGCTGTGAGCCGTGCCCAGCGGGCCAGCGAGCCCCCGGCCCTGGCATCGGACTTTACTCAGCGAGAGGAGCATTCTTCTTAACACAGCAGCTCAAGGACAAAAGAGCGcggaagcccccacccccacaggccCCTTTTCTTCTAAGAGAGGGTCAGAagtccttccccctcctcctcccccacttcCCAATTCTATGCACAAAGCTCCACCTCTTAATACCCAGAAAGTGTGTGTGTAGATAAGGGTGGACAGCTGGTATGCAGAGTACCAGGGCAAGACAGCTGCTCTATTGTCTGTTCTCTCCCAGCAGCTGCCCCAGTGCAACAATACCGGCCTCCCCCTCACACCCCAAGCCcccacccctcacacacacacccctagcatgtacacacacacacacacacacacacacatgcacgtgcacCCTTTCCGCCAATGGGAACAGGCGTGCGTCCCAGCCGCCTATCCCCGGAGAGATCTAATCGATGGCACGCGcgagctgggggcagggagagactcCAGTGtttgaataagaagaaaaaagtttaagTTTATGGCTACCCCACGGCGAAGGAGAGGGTGGGTAGCCAGGAGGGAGGCAGCAGGCAAGCCTGAggtcccgggggggggggggggggggggggggggggcggggggagggggccgTGCTGGAGGCTGAGGCTCTGGGCTGGCTTCCTTCTCCTGGCGAGGAGACTCATTAACGAGCCGCCCCACAAGTTTTCAGGACAACAGAGCCAGCTCGGGCCAAGGCAAGCTCAAAGGAGCCGAAAGTTGAGCGGGCTGAGCAACCATGACGCTGGAGGCAGGACCAAATCAGAACTGAGAAAGTGCCCCTCCCAGTGAGGGGTTCTACCCTACAGGAGAAGGTTCCTGGGCTCTGGGCAGGAGGAGGTGCCCTGGCGTTTCTGGGGGAAGCTCCCCACCTGACTCTGGGGAGACCTGGAGTGAGGCGGGGGGCAGTGAGGCACCTGGGGTCCAGCTGAACTAGGCCCAGGAGCCACCCGGGTCCCGCAGCCTGCACCTGTGAGAACACAGAGCTGCGGGCAGGCAGGGCCAGAGTCACTCCTGTGAAGGTATTTCCTTCCCGGGTAGGGTGCTGTGAGCACCCCACAACAGGGCAAGCGAGCCCCTCCCCAGGCAGAGCTGGCAGACTCACGTCCCCCACAAGTGAAACTGTCACAAACAGTGAGATGTTTTTAAATACACTGGCTCTGCAGAGAGGCCGAGCACACCAACTCTGGAGAGAATGAAGCTCTCTTCAATGAGACGCTGTCTCGCAAAGAGAACTCCTTTGGTAAAAGCATGCCCTGCACACAGCCTCCTCTctgttcctcccttccttcctccctcccttccctttggCTTACTTCCTGACCCCTGGCCCTGTGTCCAAAATCCTCCCTGATTAAGAAAGGCAGCTTCCCATTGCGGAAGTTACAACGTCTGAGTCGACCCCAACCCGCCTCTGGCTGACTATGAGGTCTCAACTAATCTCTCTGGCTCCCTGGCCCAGTTTCCACCCCCCAGAACGTCTCCCTGGGGCTAAAATCACAGGATCCCAGCAGCCCCGAGAATATGCCCCCCTGCTCAGGAGTGCAGGCCTGGGGGAACAAGCTGAGGGCGGTGGCCTCCCTCCCTGGGACTCACGCTCTGTGCAGTACTGGCCCTTCCAGCCAGGGTTGCAGactttctcccctctctccccgcAGGTGAAGTGGCCGAAGGCGTCATCTCTGGGGCGGCAGAAGACGGAGCAGCCTTCCCCGAAGTAGTGCTCATCACACACAAAGCGATAGGAGTACTTGAGGTCTGTGCGGCCGCTGCTGTGCAGGTCCTGAGACCACTCCTCGCCGACCGTCAGGTGCCTCTGCGTGGCCAGGCGGCTGATAAGTCTTTCTGGGTTCTCTGTAGAAAGAGGATGCCCCGTTGGTTCTGACTGAGAACCCCGAAGCTTGGGGAattggggagaaggaaaggatgCCAGGTAGGGAGGCTTAACCCTTCTCCTGGACCTCCCAGAAGAACTGGCAGAATGAAAGGCGTAGACACTTGTTTCCAGGAAGATTTGAAGTCAAATACATACTAACTAGGGAAGCAGTTCACATAGTTTGGGAGTTTGGGGGGGATTGTTTGTACCTGTTGCAAGGTCATCAGGAGAATCTGTGTGGAGAGCTTCAATGATCAGagagaaggttccctggaggaaggaCAGAAAGACAGAAGACAAACCAGAACTGTTTACAAAAGAATCAAAGGATCCCGGGCAACCGAGTGGCTGCAGATCCGTGCGCAGCGTGTCCTGGGGAGGGTCTGTGTACCTCTCTTGCCTGATTTCACTTTCCTTAAGGATATGGAACAACTTTCAAGAGTGGTTTCCTGACATGTTTTTTCAGCCTGTTAATACAGGATATCGcgtttgaaagaaagaaagaagaccgCGGAGCAGGCGGGGCTGGAGGGGCTTGTGTGCAGTCTTCTGGGGAAGGAGCCAGGGAGAGGCGCTGGGGGCGGCCAGGCTGCGAGGGCGACTGACAACCGGCCGGTCCAGGAGCTGCGGAACTGGGATTCTCCCACGTGAAGGGGTCCTTTCAACTCCGCGGCTCGGCGCAGACCGGACACGGAAATGTCCCAGGACCTCGGCCTCTCCGCCTCACTCTACCCTGGCTGTCACCCCGCGCACCACCCCCTCGCCGCTGCCACCGCCTGTAAGTCACCCGGGCGTGGAGGCGGTGCCCCAGGGCCCCGCAGAGCGTGGCGCCCACCGGCCCGGGCACCCCCCCCAGCCGCGCCGCGGCCTCCCCGTcctccccgcccgccccgcgcCCTCAGATGCGGCGCTCACCGGCCAGGTGAAGCCAAAGGGGAAGCGGATGGGGTTGCTGAAGGCGGGGTCCGCGCCCGCGCCGTCTGGGAGGCTGAAGGAGTCGATGCCCAGCACCGGGGTGACGGCGCTGCCGTAGGTGCAGGGCGGCTCGGGGGACACGCTGGCCTGGTAGTGCTTGAGGCACACGCGGAAGAAGGTCCTGCAGGCGCAAGGCGGCGGCCCCGCGCCCCCGCGGCAGCAGTTGCGGTTCCCCAGCAGCCCCTTCTTGTTGACGAACTCCTGCAGCTTCAGCTCGAACACCCCGGAGCTCCAGACCTGCGGGCGAGCCGAACGCGTGGAGCGCCTGGCGCGGGGATCCCGCCCGGCCGCGTCCTTCCCTGGGCGCTGCCCCCGGCGCGGCCCGCTCCCCggggtccccccccccccccgacgcCACAGGCCGCCGGGGCGCCCAGCTGACTGCCCACCCGACGGCGCGGCCCCGGGGCCCCGCGCGGCAGCTGACCTGGCACAGCAGAGCCGAGAGAACGGCGAGGGCCAGGGCGCACCGCCCGCCCATGGTGCACCGCCCGCGGCGCCGGCCCCCCTGGCGTCCCCCCGCCTTGTCTTCCGAAGTCGTCAGGGGACGCTGGAGCAGGAAGGTGTCCCCGGGAGCTCGGGCAGGAGAGCGCCGCCGCTCTGCCTCGGGCCGAGATAATCCGGACTTCTCTCCTGAAGGGTCCGGCTCCGGCTCTTTCGGAGGCCGAGGTTCCTTAGGTCCTCCTTGAGGAGGCGACAGCGGCCCCGGGGATGCGCGAGAGAAAAAGGGGAGTCTCTCCGGAAAGACAGCTCCTGGCGCGGCAACTTTcggttttcccctctttcttccaaagagcgAGTAGGTAGGGGTCGTCTGCTTCCTGGTTTTGTCTCAAGCTTGTTggcagggggaagaaaaaaaagaaagaaagaggggagagaaagcGTCCAGATATTCAGCCCGATTCCCAACGAGCTGCAGAGCTCCTCGCGAGTCCGTTTATCGAGCTGCGGTCTGGAAATCCCACGCGCGAGGCAGTAATCCGGGGCAGTGGAGCGGGAGCGGCCCGGCCGGCTCACTCGGGGGCGGCGGTCCTGGGAGCGCCCTGGACCCGAGGCTTTCCCAGGGACCCAGCCAATGCCATCCAGGTCAACGCCCGGGGTCCCGGACCGGGTCGAGGCGGAAGCTGCGCGCCTGGCTGTGCGTCCAGTGCGGCGCCGGCCGGGGTTCCGCGGGCGCGAAGGGGCTCGGGCTCTCCCGGCGCCGCCGCCTTATATCCCGCTGGCCGCCCGCATGGCTAATGAGATGCAAATGAGCAGCCCCCCAATCTGGCGAGAGCTGTCACAAAGGAGCCACTTTTCCAAACCCTCCTCTCAATGGATCGCCAAATGGTCAGTGAGCTGTAAAATGTGCaaccctcctccccgcccccaccctccccgcccccggtcctcccctgcccccgcccccagcccccgccgCCCGAAACGCACTCATTTACATTCCTGCAAAACGTTCACCGCAAGAATCCCCTCTGCGCCCGAGGCGGGTGCCGCCGCCCGGGCTCCTTGGCGCTGCCCTCCGGCCGCAGGCCCGCAGAGGCCCGGGACGCGCGGGGGCGGCGCTGTGCCCTGGCCCGGCCGAGAGCCGCCGGGCGGGTGAGGCCGCGTCCGGCCTTGGGAACGCTCCGGTCGCCGCGGCGCCCGCCTCCGTCCCCTCTCTGGCCGCTGCCGGGTcctggggtgtggggggaggggggtaagTCGGAAGCCCAGTCCCCAGTGGGCCGCCCCTCCGCTCGGGCAGCCTCTTCCTAAGGAGGAGTCTCTGGGGCGGGGGACGGGGGcgcagggaggggagggtgtgAGCAGTGGGCAGACGGTGGCCAAAGGGCAGCGGCAGTTTCGGGAAGTTTGGAAAGCTCTGACACCCAGACGCCTCCCGGACAGCGACTCTGCGTCTGGAAACGCAGCGGTGAGCGCGGCGCCCTCGGGGACCCCGTTTCCTCGAGCTCGGGGTGTCCTCGCACGGGTCGGCCACCGCTGGGGGCGGGGTCCGGGTAGCGCCGGGGATCCTGACGTCTCCAACCGCCGCCCCCCCtccgcccccaacacacacacacacacacccttctggGCGCGATTCGCAGCCTCCGCCAcctttcctgggtctctctccTGGGTATTCCCCCCTCGGCCTCCCTCTGCTTGGTAAAAAGTGAGTTTGGTGTGTGTCGTTCGCGTGGCTGTCATTAAGGCAGTCTGTTATTGTGCGCGGCTGAATCAGTGGCTCTTTGTGCGCTCAGCTGTATGGTAATGCAGACCGCACCTGCTCCCCGCACAATGCAGAGAGAAAGAGCTCCCCTCCGCGCGCGCGGCGGCCTCTGCAACAATGTCCGGCACATGTTCTAAAGCCTCTCCAGCATGGCCCCCCCCAGCCCGCCACCTTCGCACAACCATCACCTTATTAGGTTTTTACGCGTCCATCAGACACtagaacttttctttcttttttttttaagggaaatgaGTTTATTGGGAGGGCCAAGAACGCACGTTATCTTACAATGCGCTATCTAAGTTGCTTTCAAGCTTGCGGGCACAGTGCAGAATTAAGGTGGGGCAGGGACTCCCACTCTGGCATCCAGCCTCGCGCAGGGCTCACGTTGAGGTCTCTATCGCACCCCTATCTGCTCCTCCTTCCgtctccccaacccccaacaccCGCGCAGCGTCATCCAGGGTGAAAGGTGTGAGCGTGGAGTAAAGGTCAAGTTGATGAGCAATACTGCGCAGGGCCCCCGGTCACTACGGCCTCGCCAGAGGTGTGCTGCAGCCGGCTTATTGGTAGGGACTGCACTGTCCTGGCAAAATGTGGCTTTCATTGAGGCAGATGTTGAGATCACATAACGCCCGGGGAGAGGGAAAATCCTCAAAGACCAAGCTGAAGTCCTCCATGGTCATCCCTCCAGCTGTTAGGCAACAGGCTCCCAAatacctatcaagtttcaggacaGATTTTAGGTTTTTCACTGTTGCCAGAGAAGCAAAGAATTAATCAAAAGTAATGTAATCCAAGGCTGAGGTGAGAAAGGCAGGCTTGGACCCCACCAGAACCCCCTACAGTTTGGCTCAGAACAAATGGAGACTTCAAACCTTCTTGTGGCCCCATGATGGTGGCAACCCCAGTGTGGCCGCCCGCTGGGGATTTTTTGAGGACTCACTGCATCACCACTGGGCTGGACCAGCGCGAATCCTAATTTAATCTTGCCACCTAGTGTCAGCATCCTTTTTTCACTACATTCATGTTTCCTCTGAAAGCTAATTTCTCAGAACTCTGCTCCCTAATGCATGGAAGCTGGTGTGTTTACgcgagagagagagggaaagagaggagagggagagggagagaggtgggtggggagagcTGAGAGGGTTCCAGGAGCAGGAGGGGGCCAAGGAAAGGAACATGAGATCTAAGTCCTCTGTGCTTCCAGACTGAGAGTAGATTTCAGTAAGAAATGAAATATCAGGAACCTTTTAATTAGaaaatggaagtgagaaacaggTTCATTTGAATAACtgtttagaaaactggaaataaaaagtTCCACGCGCAAGGGCTTAaaccttggggtggggggaagactTGCCCCAAATCTTTAACAAACCCCCCTCAGTATCAAGTATTTGTTAAATTGACATGGCACAGATTTCTCGATTACAGCGGCAAAGCGGAACTGAAAGGCATCGTAAAATCCATCAGAATCCTGCCCAAAGCGTTCATTCTTTTCCAGCTTAATTTATGCCACGCGATTCTGTATTGGGGAAATCAAGCAGAAAGCCCTTTTCttgtcctttctcttcttcttgctCTTCTTTCCTCCACTTTCTTCCTCCCGTTCTCTCTCtatcttcttctccttctctcccccCTCCCACGTTGGTCACTCTCCCCCTCTTCCTTTCAAAGCGGAGCTAACGGGAGACTGTTTAACTTCAGTGTTTCTATAGGAGTCTGTTGTAGTTTAACTCCTGCACACCAGTAGCTGAGATGAACAAAAGAGAGACTCGAGGTCCAACTATTCACCCTTTCTttgctctttaattttcattgatTAGGAAGACAAGGGGAGCCCTTAGGGATTCAGGCTGAAGGGGGATGACACGCCTTTAGACGCCATCAGCCCCCTAGCCAGCCATCTGCTCCGAACCAAATGGCGTTTTTTCACTCCCTAACTGCATGTCTGTATACTCCCGCAACTAAGTGCTCTGAACCCCCTAAATGCAGGAGGGAGCTTAAGCTTGACTATGTTAAATAGATTTGCCCCGTGTTGGCTGTAGCAGCCAgattccctcctcccccacactcCATAAATCCTCACCTAGCTCATTaggaaaaagcagaaaactttcttttaaatactttttgatGTCTCAGCAAATTTACTGTACAAAGTGAGGCTCATTAGGGCTTAGAAGGCATCCAATATATCAGACACAGGAGTGGAGAGAGGGATTTGCCGCCTGGTGTTGGTGTTTTATTTTTGCCAGGCATGCATAGCTTGTAGCCTGAATGACCCCAGTGACCAGGGTAGGttcagttgtataatcagaaccACGGCTACAACAACTGCAACAACTGAGTTATCTATTTGTTGGAAACCCTGATTATTTTACCCACCATTTACTAGGCCTCATGGGAATAAAAGCTTATGACCATCATTTTATCAAATTAAATATGCCACTCTCAGCAGTGTGTGAGCTGACACTGTGGTCACCCAATCCTGTTTCCATCTCCTTTGCCCAAAGAAAGGTTCTGTTCCTGCGGAACATGTGTGG
Above is a genomic segment from Cervus elaphus chromosome 26, mCerEla1.1, whole genome shotgun sequence containing:
- the DLL1 gene encoding delta-like protein 1; this translates as MGGRCALALAVLSALLCQVWSSGVFELKLQEFVNKKGLLGNRNCCRGGAGPPPCACRTFFRVCLKHYQASVSPEPPCTYGSAVTPVLGIDSFSLPDGAGADPAFSNPIRFPFGFTWPGTFSLIIEALHTDSPDDLATENPERLISRLATQRHLTVGEEWSQDLHSSGRTDLKYSYRFVCDEHYFGEGCSVFCRPRDDAFGHFTCGERGEKVCNPGWKGQYCTEPICLPGCDEQHGFCDKPGECKCRVGWQGRYCDQCIRYPGCLHGTCQQPWQCNCQEGWGGLFCNQDLNYCTHHKPCRNGATCTNTGQGSYTCSCRPGYTGANCETEVDECSAGPCRNGGSCTDLENSYSCTCPPGFYGRVCELSAMVCADGPCFNGGRCSDNPEGGYTCRCPAGFSGFNCEKKMDSCSSLPCSNGAQCVDLGDTYICRCQAGFSGRHCDDNVDDCASSPCAHGGTCRDGVNEYSCTCPPGYTGRNCSAPVSRCEHAPCHNGATCHERAFRYLCECARGYGGPNCQFLLPEPPPGPVVVDLTEKYVEGQAGPFPWVAVGAGVVLVLTLLLGCAATVVCVRLRLQKRRPPADPCRGETETMNNLANRQREKDISVSVIGATQIKNTNKKADFHAEPGAEKNGLKARDPAVGYNLLQGLKGAAATADPHGKRDAKCQPQGSVGEEKGTPTLRGGEASERKRPDSVYSASKDTKYQSVYVISEEQDECVIATEV